The following proteins come from a genomic window of Salinivibrio kushneri:
- a CDS encoding rhodanese-like domain-containing protein, which produces MSVFVTAEWLAQRLDTVIPVDASWFMPDVSRDSAQEWQQRRIPGAVFFDFDTRIKDPTSSLPHMLPDEERFSQHMGALGIASQDTLVMYDTHGLFSAARAWWMCKVMGHHNVFILDGGLPAWMASEGVIDNTPPQPRVEATYQTQFKPYRYMDGATLAEKLAVMNVIDVRPETRFYGDVPEPREGVRSGHMPGATNLPFATLTDPRGFVISEREARSTVLPHLSDTRVNVVSCGSGVTACILAAVAEHYFAYPVAVYDGSWTEWGGHSHWPVVKAG; this is translated from the coding sequence GTCAGTGTTTGTAACCGCCGAATGGCTGGCTCAGCGCCTCGATACCGTGATCCCTGTCGATGCCAGTTGGTTTATGCCTGATGTGTCGAGGGATAGTGCTCAAGAGTGGCAACAACGTCGGATTCCGGGGGCCGTTTTTTTTGACTTCGACACTCGTATCAAAGACCCAACGTCTAGTCTGCCCCATATGTTGCCCGATGAAGAGCGCTTCTCCCAGCATATGGGAGCGTTAGGTATTGCCTCACAAGACACCTTGGTGATGTATGACACGCACGGGCTATTTTCTGCCGCGCGGGCGTGGTGGATGTGCAAAGTGATGGGTCATCACAATGTGTTTATCCTGGATGGTGGGCTACCCGCGTGGATGGCCTCAGAGGGGGTGATTGATAATACCCCGCCGCAGCCACGTGTCGAAGCGACATATCAGACGCAGTTTAAACCGTACCGCTACATGGATGGTGCCACCTTGGCAGAGAAACTCGCTGTGATGAATGTGATTGATGTTCGTCCTGAAACGCGCTTTTATGGCGACGTCCCTGAACCGAGAGAGGGCGTTCGTAGCGGCCATATGCCTGGCGCCACGAATCTTCCCTTTGCCACGTTGACCGACCCACGAGGCTTTGTGATCAGTGAGCGTGAGGCGCGATCGACCGTGTTACCTCACTTAAGTGATACGCGGGTTAACGTAGTAAGTTGTGGCTCGGGGGTCACCGCGTGCATTTTGGCTGCTGTGGCTGAGCACTACTTCGCCTACCCTGTGGCAGTTTACGATGGGTCATGGACTGAGTGGGGTGGTCACTCACACTGGCCCGTAGTGAAAGCAGGTTAA